The following proteins are encoded in a genomic region of Fundidesulfovibrio soli:
- a CDS encoding cyclase family protein, producing MPRPTRSPWIDVSVPVRTGMPVWPGDPPTLTERLLDLERGDPCTLTRVEMCAHAGTHMDAPAHFVAGGANMDALPPDTGIGRARVIAILDPGAVTAGELAPHRIRRGERILLKTANSARVWDSAGFLEDCVRLTPCAAAYLAERGPRLLGVDGLSVGGQDESGEEVHRILLSAGVWILEGLDLSNVEPGSVELVCLPLRLAGAEGAPARALVRPIGRRRAGG from the coding sequence ATGCCCCGACCCACGCGGTCCCCCTGGATAGACGTCTCCGTGCCCGTCCGCACCGGCATGCCCGTCTGGCCGGGCGACCCGCCAACCCTGACCGAACGCCTGCTGGACCTGGAGCGCGGCGACCCCTGCACCCTGACCCGCGTCGAGATGTGCGCCCACGCGGGCACGCACATGGACGCACCCGCCCACTTCGTCGCGGGCGGCGCGAACATGGACGCCCTGCCCCCGGACACCGGCATCGGCAGGGCCCGGGTGATCGCCATCCTCGATCCGGGAGCCGTCACCGCCGGGGAGCTTGCCCCGCACCGGATCAGGCGTGGGGAGCGCATCCTGCTGAAGACGGCCAATTCCGCCCGCGTCTGGGATTCCGCCGGTTTCCTTGAGGACTGCGTGCGCCTGACTCCCTGTGCGGCCGCCTATCTTGCGGAGCGCGGGCCGAGGCTGCTGGGTGTGGACGGGCTCTCCGTGGGCGGGCAGGACGAGTCCGGCGAGGAAGTGCACCGCATCCTGCTGAGCGCCGGGGTCTGGATTCTGGAGGGGTTGGATCTTTCAAACGTGGAGCCGGGCTCAGTGGAACTCGTCTGCCTGCCCCTCAGGCTGGCAGGGGCCGAGGGCGCACCGGCGCGGGCGCTGGTCCGCCCAATCGGGCGGCGGCGCGCTGGAGGTTGA